In Corylus avellana chromosome ca8, CavTom2PMs-1.0, the genomic stretch ggcttttttttaccatctttttatatatatatatatatatatatatatatatatatatatttatagtgTCTTCTTAGGctcaattgctataaaaagagcctatattaaaaaatcaaaaatattttacccaaaatttatatttacttgtactttaaaatttttttcttaaatattaaatcataaccggttaatttttttttttttttaaaaaaacaacatattaaaaaaaaaaaaagtttagaattcagacaactgtcacaacatataaaaaaaaaatgtaaaaaaaaaaatcaacacaaaacatataaaataagttcaaataaaacattaaatgatacaaataaaatattaaagcttcatcaatcctctcatttggtcatattatatatgtattatttattattatataatcatatgatttaatgatcaagtcatcatgtgatataatcatataaattatagtgataatatataaattattaaagttataataataatacattaatacttaaattgtgtttataagtaacgcattggtcattgtttaatttaatgtcaattacttaatttgatattatacgaatcatatcatcattgtacattaataatatgattcacttgaagtcttgaataaaatatttgaattgtcattgaatcatatgattaagtattgatattatacatttatattattcatatgcttatgtagacttatatagacttataacatatataaacttataattttatagacttataagtttataacatacattgaaaataagtctctagatatttaattgttgtattaatatgaattggtatacttatgagttatgtcatattatatatgtataatttgttattatataatcaaaagatttaatgatgaattgatcatgtgatataatcatataaattatagtgataatatattaatactcaaattgtgatttaataatcaagtgattgtgttatatgtataaatatttttataattataattataaaaatatattatataaaaatgtggttagcggttacagttagtaaacccaataaccgctaaccgctaaccgattatagcggttagcgattTATATgtttaagcggttagcgggcggttaaacaCCCCTACCTAACTTTAAGAAGGAAATTAGGAAAGTTTGGTATATATGCACTTTCACCTAAATAAGTAGTTGCATTAATAACCATCAAATATGGTAGTTCAATGGTCTCAAGAAAATTTCTATTAGGTTGGGCATGCACTAAGGCTTAAGTTCAACTTTCGTAATGGGAATCTCTTAGCCTATTAGTATTAGATACCTTGAGTCCTATTAATGCCTTGGTGGGATAGGTATTAAGTTATGGCTTGGTCAATCTTGAGGGAGCGCTTACAGTTCTCATCGTCTAGGCCCTTCCTGAGCGGCGCTTCGCAGGTttgtgctactatggtcacgcccaaaTAGAATAACTACAATTGGCCCCCCCCCACCCCACCaacatttttttgaataaattttttttaaaaaaaaaaaaaaagaaaaaagaaaaaaagaaaaaaaaaaagaagtggttGCATTATTAATTAGAAAGAAGTGGTTGCATTGTTGACAAGTGTCTGTGTGCGCGGAATATATCTCAGCTTCCTGGCTATCATCTTATGTCTATCACTTCCTTCAACTCACTGAGTCACTGCGTACGTTATTCAAACAAAACCAGAGAAGCCAAAATACAAGATGCAAGACACCATCGTCCTCCTCCCAGCTCCAGGCATGGGCCACATCATCTCCATGATTGAGCTCGGCAAGCTCATCCTCCATCACTACGGTCACAAATTCTCCATCACGATCCTCCTCACCACCGGCTTCATTCCGGACAGCTCAGGCGTCACCTCCTATATCCACCGTATCTCCCAATCCAACCCCTCCATCTCCTTCCATCACTTGCCCTCTGTCTCCGTAGACACCACCCCAACTCGCAGCGGCGCCGCCATAGCGTTCGAGTTTATCCGCCTCAGCTTAGCCCATGCCACAGATTCACTCCAACAAATCTCCTCCTCATCCACCATTCGTTCCCTTATCATCGACGTTTTCTGCACCTCTGCTCTTCCCACAGCAAAAAATCTCAACCTTCctgtttattatttcttcacTTCCGGTGCTTATTGTCTCGCTGCCTTCTTATACCTCCCCAAGATCTACAAGCAAACCACCAAGAGCTTCAAGGACCTCACCACCACCGACCTTCACTTTCCAGGAATGTCGTCACCGTTGAAAGCAACACATATGCCTCAACCGACACTCGACCGTGACGACCCTGCTTATTGTGACACGCTCTATTTCTGTTCACATCTTCCAAAATCAAATGGGATTATAGCTAACACGTTTGAGGACCTGGAGCCAAAAGCCTTAAAGACCATTGCTGATGGCGTGTGCGTTCCTGATTCGCCAACTCCGCCTGTTTATTGTATAGGTCCTTTGATTGCAGATGCAGAGGAGCGAGCAGGTGAAGATGGAAATGAATGTTTGTCATGGCTTGACAGCCAACCGAGTAGAAGTGTTGTGTTCTTGTGCTTTGGGAGCCGAGGATCGTTCTCGGTGGCGCAAGTGAAAGAGGTGGCCTACGGGTTGGAAAGGAGTGGGCAGAGATTCTTGTGGGTGGTGAAAAAGCCACCACGCGATGAGAAAACCAAGCAGGCTGAGAATTTTACTGCAGAGTTCGATTTGGAGGGTGTGTTGCCAGAAGGGTTCCTGGAGAGAACCAAAGACAGGGGCATGGTGGTGAAGACGTGGGCACCCCAAGTGGATGTGCTTAGAAAAGAAGCCGTTGGGGGGTTCGTCACTCACTGAGGGTGGAACTCGGTGTTGGAGGCGGTGGTTGCAGGAGTGCCGATGGTGGCTTGGCCGCTCTATGCCGAGCAGCAGCTGAACAGGAACGTTTTGGTGAATGATATGAAGATGGCTATTGACTTGGAGCAGAGAGAGAATGATGGTTTTGTGAGTGGGGATGAGTTGGAGAGAAGGGTTAAGGAGTTGATGGAGTCTGAACAAGGGAGAGAGCTTAGGGAAAAAAGCAGGAAGATGGGAGAAATGGCTTTGGCTGCTTTGGGAACAGCATCTGGTTCGTCTACCAGAGCCCTGGCTAAGTTCGTTGAAGCACTGTAATTGAGTGGGGTTGGGATGTGGATTGACGTTGATTGATGAGATGGAGTGGCTTttggtttttatatttttatgtggatGAGTTTGGTTGGAAACCTGAGAGAAAGTGTTTGATTAATGTTGACCCTCGGAATGGGATGCTCTTGTAGAGAGTGGAGTAAAGAATTGGAGGAGTAAAGGCTTGAATGCTGTATTACTCGACTTCTTTTGAGTGCTTTAGTTTACAATCTCTGGAAGGAGATAAATAATTGAAGGCATGGGAATCAATTGCAAACCGAGGAAAAGCGAATTTCAGACAAGGAAAATAGCTAGAGTGTGTTGGGGCTGCTGTTTTGGTTGAAGGTATCTTCTGAAGTTGCTGCAGAATCCTGAAGTTGCTGCAGATGTAGAGCATTGTTGGAGCTTTTATAGAGTAAAATAGGTAGATTGGTATTTGGGCTGCTTGTTCTTTTTGTGCATCGGGTTTCAATTATTGGCTGGAGGTACAGAGGCTGCAGATACTGCTTCTATTTGATATAGCTAGTGCTGAGTTTTTCCAGATTTTCTGTTTTCTGGGAATTGACTTTTATAGTTGCTGTATAGTTTGGATATTCCTTAATGTATAAGTTAGTGTTTAGGAGACATGTTGGTGTTTCCTGAAAGTTTCTGGCTAAAAACTGCTAGAATACTCGGTCCATTTACTCATTCATAAAATAACGTAGTATTGAAAGTCGGTGTTTTTGGTAATTAGTCTTTTTCgtaagaatattaattaaataattaaatttatttatttatttattttttgtaagtttataattttagaacaagtggtaatttaattaaatatttattaaaagagaatttgagctcacacttaaataaataaatttacttattcctaTAAGATTTTGGGACAAGGAGAAAATATCTCTTAATGGGCTCCACTCATTTTTACAGTTATTTACAACATTATCCTCACCTCTTATTGGGCAAAACATGTATGCACTACCTTTTTACTTGAGGATAAAAAGAGATAAGAGAGAAGACCCTGGCAaagacctctctctctctctctctctcatttcttgtatatatatacctcactCAATATACACCGAGATTCATGAATACTAGAggcaaatttttcttttattttttattcacaaACAAATATGTTAACTTAAGCATTGTAGAGTTTTCGGCTTCAATTGATAACTTTTTGAcctcatttttgttttgcaaaaatCTCATTGTCGTACAAGAGGTTCTTCACAGCTTAGCCATCAAGAAAATCACTGGGTAGCAAATTCTTGGACCAGAAAACgctcaaatttggatttttaattttaagaataaggTCTTTaaattttgctcaaattttaaatatattactCCGTCATTTTACTATCAAAGTtaactatttattatttattagataTATCTCATATGTTTGACACTCCAGTATCTATACTAGCCCCGATATGGGTTCATGGGCCGTGATTCATAGCACGCCaggctttcttctttttttttaaaaaaaaaaaaaaaaaaaaattgccggcGTGCATAATTGGGAccccattgattttttttctagagatgagagagagggagttcGACCAATCCCACAAGATAAATTACTCCACCGCCAACTACTCTTCGGACTAAACTACAAACAAGTTGTT encodes the following:
- the LOC132190134 gene encoding UDP-glycosyltransferase 88F3-like, which codes for MQDTIVLLPAPGMGHIISMIELGKLILHHYGHKFSITILLTTGFIPDSSGVTSYIHRISQSNPSISFHHLPSVSVDTTPTRSGAAIAFEFIRLSLAHATDSLQQISSSSTIRSLIIDVFCTSALPTAKNLNLPVYYFFTSGAYCLAAFLYLPKIYKQTTKSFKDLTTTDLHFPGMSSPLKATHMPQPTLDRDDPAYCDTLYFCSHLPKSNGIIANTFEDLEPKALKTIADGVCVPDSPTPPVYCIGPLIADAEERAGEDGNECLSWLDSQPSRSVVFLCFGSRGSFSVAQVKEVAYGLERSGQRFLWVVKKPPRDEKTKQAENFTAEFDLEGVLPEGFLERTKDRGMVVKTWAPQVDVLRKEAVGGFVTH